TTGGCAGAATCGGTAATATCAACAACAGGAATGGCGTTCATTTGCCACTTCCAGTTCTCAGTAGTGGTCGCTACTGGGATCATCTCAATACAGTCGGTTGGGCACGGTGCCACACATAAGTCACAGCCTGTACATTCGTCCTTGATGACGGTGTGCAGTGCTTTGGTGCCACCAACAATCGCATCAACAGGGCAGGCTTGGATGCACTTAGTACAGCCAATACACATGTCTTCATGAATAAATGCCACTGTTTTCACTGCGTTTTCTAAATCATGCGCCGAGTCGGGGGCGTCTACACCCATAAGATCAGCTAATTTTTCAATCGTTGCTTGGCCGCCGGGAGGACACTTATTGATGTCATCGCCATTGGCGATCGCTTCGGCGTAAGGACGACACCCCGGATATCCACATTGACCACACTGGGTTTGAGGAAGAATGCCGTCGATTTGATCAACAATCGGGTCTGCTTCCACTTTGAAACGAATCGAAGCGAAGCCCAGTGCCGCGCCAAAAATAGCGGCCAATACCACAATGGCGATAATCGCGATTAAAATTGAACTCATTACAACGTCACCAAGCCGGTAAAGCCCATAAAGGCAAGAGACATCAAGCCCGCCGTGATCATGGCAATAGAGGCACCTTTGAAGGGCATAGGAACATCGGCGGCAGCAATTCGCTCACGCATTGAAGCGAACAGCACTAATACCAAAGAAAACCCGACAGCAGCGCCGAAACCATAGATGATTGACTCAATAAAGTTATGGTTTTCATTAATGTTGAGTAGGGCAACACCCAAAACGGCACAGTTAGTGGTGATCAGGGGTAAGAAAATACCTAGCAGGCGATAAAGTGTCGGGCTGGTTTTATGTACAACCATTTCAGTGAACTGAACCACCACAGCAATCACCAAGATAAAGCTCATGGTTCGCAGATACTGAAGGTTAAGTGGTTCTAATATGTAGCTTTCGACCAGATACGCACACACGGAAGCGAGAGTTAAGACGAACGTTGTCGCCA
The sequence above is drawn from the Vibrio sinaloensis genome and encodes:
- the rsxB gene encoding electron transport complex subunit RsxB produces the protein MSSILIAIIAIVVLAAIFGAALGFASIRFKVEADPIVDQIDGILPQTQCGQCGYPGCRPYAEAIANGDDINKCPPGGQATIEKLADLMGVDAPDSAHDLENAVKTVAFIHEDMCIGCTKCIQACPVDAIVGGTKALHTVIKDECTGCDLCVAPCPTDCIEMIPVATTTENWKWQMNAIPVVDITDSANKQNSVN
- the rsxA gene encoding electron transport complex subunit RsxA translates to MTEYLLLLVGTVLVNNFVLVKFLGLCPFMGVSKKLETAIGMGLATTFVLTLASVCAYLVESYILEPLNLQYLRTMSFILVIAVVVQFTEMVVHKTSPTLYRLLGIFLPLITTNCAVLGVALLNINENHNFIESIIYGFGAAVGFSLVLVLFASMRERIAAADVPMPFKGASIAMITAGLMSLAFMGFTGLVTL